The following proteins are co-located in the Manihot esculenta cultivar AM560-2 chromosome 7, M.esculenta_v8, whole genome shotgun sequence genome:
- the LOC110608287 gene encoding uncharacterized protein LOC110608287 isoform X2 has protein sequence MCLFHPYVWMNASIVISLGWIAETSNSILQQHASSTTNGLDCLKDIKLDSFIYEEYFVCLFWQEGVYDIQRRRNSWQDGVYDTSSPISTGKTSLPISTTRRSSSTTKILGEKR, from the exons ATGTGTCTTTTTCACCCGTATGTATGGATGAATGCTTCAATAGTTATTAGTTTAGGATGGATAGCTGAAACTAGTAATTCGATATTGCAGCAGCATGCTTCGAGTACTACTAATG GTTTGGATTGCCTAAAAGATATCAAGTTGGATTCATTCATCTATGAGGAATACTTTGTTTGTTTGTTCTGGCAG GAAGGAGTCTATGACATACAACGAAGAAGGAACTCATGGCAGGATGGAGTCTATGACACGAGCAGTCCAATCTCAACAGGAAAAACTTCACTTCCAATCTCAACAACAAGAAGAAGTAGCAGCACTACAAAA atattaggtgaaaagagataa
- the LOC110608287 gene encoding uncharacterized protein LOC110608287 isoform X1 — translation MCLFHPYVWMNASIVISLGWIAETSNSILQQHASSTTNGLDCLKDIKLDSFIYEEYFVCLFWQEGVYDIQRRRNSWQDGVYDTSSPISTGKTSLPISTTRRSSSTTKVYYSVRTWISSFIGLGYHLS, via the exons ATGTGTCTTTTTCACCCGTATGTATGGATGAATGCTTCAATAGTTATTAGTTTAGGATGGATAGCTGAAACTAGTAATTCGATATTGCAGCAGCATGCTTCGAGTACTACTAATG GTTTGGATTGCCTAAAAGATATCAAGTTGGATTCATTCATCTATGAGGAATACTTTGTTTGTTTGTTCTGGCAG GAAGGAGTCTATGACATACAACGAAGAAGGAACTCATGGCAGGATGGAGTCTATGACACGAGCAGTCCAATCTCAACAGGAAAAACTTCACTTCCAATCTCAACAACAAGAAGAAGTAGCAGCACTACAAAAGTATATTATTCTGTTAGGACTTGGATATCATCTTTCATAGGACTTGGATATCATCTTTCATAG